One Streptomyces sp. ML-6 genomic region harbors:
- a CDS encoding HEAT repeat domain-containing protein, with protein MRKPADTHLHGAVDRAGTGPLPGAPDARDCPPEVLGRLIRHEDPAQRHLGLVLLDERLTACGPSDDGERAELAALLPKELTGPPEADLLLAGLYERLAPHLRGRPRPSWRTAGELPERVRTAWLRADILHDPAVLRDPALLRDPAVFRDSAVLRDGAPGELLHRAVRETDITAAPHPARLVDELAACGDPVLRAEAVRLVRQGLHAGLLAPAPARARLTGLLDTDDTRVLVDALTALAEPWAATEPLPRGRLAPFLTTEDFVRERPGAAEAALAAAACHGHPDLLRQVVEDPGLPPVLRRRAMELLGDLADRDDIGALTAVAARDPLLLGGPALTCLRGLHRRGHFPQDPDVPAVVGLALADHSIPSREVATVLFTARKETLRVLAEAAADDPGWPRRLALLVALAGQGAGDLPVGDAITRLLPSAPDPAPFLDAIRTLRHEDAEEAVLALLPTAPAAALETLEAIGGPRTVRALRDGLGTEADTPAPDGIAPHLRTVRDRALEILWQLTDDPERRHDLLARLDPLALPPRIAAGLGGPDERELALLSSPLDPDEPVAALCGLAAHGTAATLPAIADLLLRVVADRAASWRPDAPARTGEHGQPVGEPVVPQEVLDAVAALGRRLHARGAIRPVCLLGAADAREAGHALVASTALDLLDRTGLSDAERAILLEALLRAPWAGTRARVHRMLRHRDRHVRKHVIALLARDTTGEDAQALSASLTALTTARDVQTVRQALHALGHARAHWASTAIAACLDHPNMNIRKTAAEALVRAGTPAALPKLLFRVGHDDNPGLRTALLAALRTILGDACAATLLAAAEHSHDARSRELLLAGLDGALTVRAILALEEQRSPVAAELLALVASGRVTAASGRVDELAPAMARHGIAAPDTGRPPAADEADREADRDVAALVAGGWNPSLALRIADRDGPLGPGRADELRPMLDHWLLLAGSRPAHRRKVIRFVLRICATPRSAGELTARTRSAGQPAARPRSAGEPASRTRSGGEPASCTWSAGELTALARSAGVLLDVLADARDEDRHDLIAVLEEAAPMMTAAQRPSAIASVRALRPAPAAPHRSTLTLLRRLGAVPVRADLDRALAGARLGADPWRAETAVLREAFAVPEPGTAPLPAATRAWRAALEAAVRTPDGAAEFRRRDDGTIPPQDRLDALIEAYRGTDDPAVREALLDWMTSLQPLDAPPRTAPGADRAVPPPRHVRADDLDQPRSAAQYERLLAMLDSDAADRRNTAARALARWPEPEARLAVLRAHLRGRVELPPGADPARALAGIDEAELRGDGVRPDLVARAAARLGPAEREPLVPLLLEWWEHAPAGLGAEIAGALRAHPADALAEALGGRLAAGAWGFLDLLVGQPLLRTPALTETCRRLRAEGRGELADRLRLVEGPLRGPDAARRDAAALAALRERGTAAPADPVRPPSRRELLDLARAGTPEQICRALTELAGAHPGPDADPDRRLHDLLDELITHPRPEVRLRAHRTSRVMLERPAHLRLTASLLDDPRPDVVRMAIRTLCRAGWEPAVPAVTGLLAHPHAVVRGAAAEGLVELGAAAVPALRKAAARARPDRRSRYTSVLDRIGTSKDGAPVGH; from the coding sequence ATGCGGAAACCGGCCGACACACACCTCCACGGCGCAGTGGACCGGGCCGGCACCGGCCCGCTGCCCGGAGCCCCGGACGCACGGGACTGCCCACCGGAAGTCCTGGGGCGGCTGATCCGGCACGAGGACCCCGCCCAGCGCCACCTGGGACTGGTCCTGCTCGACGAGCGGCTCACCGCCTGCGGCCCGTCCGACGACGGGGAGCGGGCCGAGCTCGCCGCGCTGCTGCCGAAGGAGCTGACGGGCCCGCCGGAGGCGGATCTCCTCCTGGCGGGACTGTACGAGCGGCTCGCCCCCCACCTGCGCGGACGCCCCCGGCCGTCCTGGCGCACCGCCGGGGAACTGCCGGAGCGGGTACGGACCGCCTGGCTGCGCGCCGACATCCTGCACGACCCCGCCGTGCTCCGTGACCCTGCGCTTCTCCGTGACCCCGCCGTGTTCCGTGACTCCGCCGTGCTCCGTGACGGGGCGCCCGGCGAACTCCTCCACCGGGCCGTGCGGGAGACGGACATCACCGCCGCGCCCCACCCGGCACGGCTCGTGGACGAGCTGGCGGCCTGCGGCGATCCGGTCCTGCGGGCCGAGGCTGTCCGGCTGGTCCGGCAGGGCCTGCACGCCGGACTGCTGGCCCCGGCCCCGGCCCGGGCCCGCCTCACCGGCCTGCTCGACACCGACGACACCCGGGTCCTCGTCGACGCGCTGACCGCGCTCGCCGAACCGTGGGCGGCGACGGAACCGCTGCCCCGGGGACGCCTCGCCCCGTTCCTCACCACGGAGGACTTCGTACGGGAGCGGCCCGGGGCGGCCGAGGCCGCCCTCGCGGCCGCCGCTTGCCACGGCCACCCCGACCTGCTGCGGCAGGTCGTCGAGGACCCCGGCCTCCCACCGGTCCTTCGCCGGCGCGCCATGGAACTGCTCGGCGACCTGGCGGACCGCGACGACATCGGCGCGCTGACGGCCGTCGCCGCGCGCGACCCCCTGCTCCTCGGCGGACCCGCGTTGACCTGCCTGCGCGGCCTCCACCGGCGCGGGCACTTCCCGCAGGACCCGGACGTCCCGGCCGTCGTCGGCCTCGCCCTGGCCGACCACTCGATCCCGTCCCGCGAGGTGGCGACCGTCCTCTTCACCGCCCGGAAGGAGACGCTCCGGGTCCTGGCGGAGGCGGCGGCCGACGACCCGGGCTGGCCCCGGCGGCTCGCCCTGCTGGTGGCCCTGGCCGGGCAGGGTGCCGGCGACCTGCCGGTCGGGGACGCCATCACCCGGCTGCTCCCGTCCGCTCCCGACCCCGCGCCGTTCCTCGACGCGATCCGCACCCTGCGCCACGAGGACGCCGAGGAGGCCGTGCTCGCCCTGCTCCCCACGGCACCGGCCGCGGCCCTGGAGACCCTGGAGGCGATCGGCGGGCCCCGCACCGTACGGGCCCTGCGGGACGGGCTGGGAACCGAGGCGGACACCCCGGCCCCGGACGGGATCGCGCCCCACCTGCGCACCGTGCGCGACCGCGCCCTCGAAATCCTCTGGCAGCTCACCGACGACCCGGAACGGCGCCACGACCTCCTTGCCCGGCTGGACCCCCTCGCCCTGCCGCCCCGGATCGCGGCCGGACTCGGCGGCCCCGACGAGCGGGAACTGGCCCTGCTGAGCTCCCCCCTGGACCCGGACGAACCGGTGGCCGCGCTGTGCGGGCTGGCCGCCCACGGCACCGCCGCCACCCTCCCGGCCATCGCCGACCTGCTGCTGCGCGTGGTGGCCGACCGGGCGGCGTCGTGGCGCCCGGACGCCCCCGCCCGCACCGGGGAGCACGGGCAGCCGGTCGGCGAACCCGTGGTGCCGCAGGAGGTCCTGGACGCCGTGGCCGCCCTGGGCCGCCGACTCCACGCCCGGGGCGCGATCAGGCCGGTCTGCCTGCTCGGCGCCGCGGACGCGCGGGAGGCCGGCCACGCCCTCGTCGCCTCCACGGCACTGGACCTGCTGGACCGGACCGGATTGTCCGACGCCGAACGGGCGATCCTCCTCGAAGCGCTGCTCCGGGCCCCCTGGGCGGGCACCCGGGCCCGGGTGCACCGGATGCTGCGCCACCGGGACCGGCACGTGCGCAAGCACGTCATCGCCCTCCTCGCCCGCGACACCACCGGCGAGGACGCCCAGGCGCTGTCGGCCTCGCTGACCGCGCTGACCACCGCCCGGGACGTCCAGACCGTGCGCCAGGCCCTGCACGCCCTGGGACACGCCCGCGCCCACTGGGCGAGCACCGCGATCGCCGCGTGCCTCGACCACCCCAACATGAACATCAGGAAGACCGCGGCCGAGGCACTGGTCCGGGCGGGCACCCCCGCGGCGCTCCCGAAGCTGCTGTTCCGGGTCGGGCACGACGACAACCCCGGACTGCGCACCGCACTCCTCGCGGCTCTGCGCACGATCCTCGGCGACGCCTGCGCGGCCACGCTGCTGGCCGCCGCCGAGCACAGCCACGACGCCCGTTCCCGCGAACTGCTGCTGGCGGGCCTCGACGGCGCCCTCACCGTGCGTGCGATCCTCGCGCTGGAGGAGCAGCGGTCCCCGGTGGCCGCCGAACTGCTCGCCCTGGTGGCCTCGGGCCGGGTCACGGCGGCCTCCGGCCGGGTGGACGAGCTGGCCCCGGCCATGGCCCGGCACGGGATCGCCGCGCCGGACACCGGACGGCCCCCGGCGGCCGACGAGGCGGACCGGGAAGCGGACCGGGACGTGGCGGCGCTGGTGGCCGGGGGCTGGAACCCCTCGCTCGCCCTGCGGATCGCCGACCGGGACGGGCCGCTGGGCCCCGGTCGGGCGGACGAACTGCGGCCGATGCTGGACCACTGGCTCCTCCTGGCCGGCTCCCGGCCCGCGCACCGCCGGAAGGTGATCCGGTTCGTGCTGCGGATCTGCGCCACGCCCCGGTCCGCAGGAGAACTCACCGCCCGCACTCGGTCCGCCGGGCAACCCGCTGCCCGTCCTCGGTCCGCCGGGGAACCTGCCTCCCGCACCCGGTCCGGCGGGGAACCCGCCTCCTGCACCTGGTCCGCCGGGGAACTCACCGCCCTCGCCCGGTCCGCCGGGGTGCTGCTCGACGTGCTCGCCGACGCCCGGGACGAGGACCGTCACGACCTGATCGCCGTGCTGGAGGAGGCCGCGCCGATGATGACGGCCGCCCAGAGGCCGTCCGCCATCGCCTCGGTACGGGCCCTGCGGCCCGCCCCCGCCGCACCGCACCGGTCCACGCTGACGCTGCTGCGCCGCCTCGGCGCGGTGCCGGTCCGTGCCGACCTCGACCGGGCGCTCGCGGGCGCCCGGCTCGGCGCCGACCCGTGGCGGGCCGAAACCGCCGTGCTGCGCGAGGCGTTCGCCGTCCCGGAACCCGGCACGGCCCCCCTCCCCGCCGCGACCCGGGCCTGGCGGGCGGCCCTGGAGGCGGCGGTGCGCACCCCGGACGGGGCCGCGGAGTTCCGCCGCCGGGACGACGGCACGATCCCCCCGCAGGACCGGCTGGACGCACTGATCGAGGCATACCGGGGCACCGACGACCCGGCGGTGCGGGAGGCGCTGCTCGACTGGATGACGTCCCTCCAGCCGCTCGACGCACCGCCGCGCACCGCCCCCGGGGCCGACCGCGCGGTGCCGCCCCCCAGGCACGTCCGTGCCGACGACCTCGACCAGCCCCGCTCGGCGGCCCAGTACGAACGGCTGCTGGCCATGCTGGATTCGGACGCGGCGGACCGCAGGAACACCGCGGCGCGGGCACTCGCGCGATGGCCCGAGCCCGAGGCCCGGCTGGCGGTGCTCCGCGCCCATCTCCGCGGACGCGTGGAACTGCCCCCCGGCGCCGACCCGGCCCGCGCACTGGCCGGGATCGACGAGGCGGAGCTGCGCGGCGACGGTGTACGGCCCGACCTGGTGGCCCGCGCGGCGGCCCGGCTCGGCCCGGCGGAGCGGGAACCGCTGGTGCCGCTGCTGCTGGAGTGGTGGGAACACGCCCCGGCCGGGCTCGGGGCGGAGATCGCCGGGGCGCTGCGCGCCCATCCCGCCGACGCGCTGGCCGAGGCCCTGGGCGGGCGGCTCGCCGCCGGCGCCTGGGGCTTCCTCGACCTGCTCGTCGGCCAGCCGCTGCTGCGCACCCCCGCGCTGACGGAGACCTGCCGCCGCCTGCGCGCGGAGGGCCGAGGCGAACTGGCGGACCGGCTCCGGCTCGTGGAGGGTCCGCTGCGCGGTCCGGACGCCGCACGGCGGGACGCGGCCGCGCTCGCGGCGCTCCGTGAACGCGGCACCGCCGCACCCGCCGACCCCGTCCGCCCGCCGTCCCGCCGGGAACTGCTGGACCTGGCCCGGGCCGGAACCCCGGAGCAGATCTGCCGGGCCCTCACCGAACTGGCCGGTGCGCACCCCGGCCCGGACGCCGACCCGGACCGTCGGCTCCACGACCTGCTGGACGAGTTGATCACCCATCCCCGGCCCGAGGTCCGGCTGCGCGCGCACCGGACGTCACGGGTGATGCTGGAGCGGCCGGCCCATCTGCGGCTCACCGCGTCGCTGCTGGACGACCCCCGCCCCGACGTGGTGCGGATGGCGATCCGTACGCTCTGCCGCGCCGGCTGGGAACCCGCGGTCCCCGCCGTGACGGGGCTGCTCGCCCACCCGCACGCCGTGGTGCGCGGGGCGGCGGCCGAGGGGCTCGTCGAGCTGGGTGCGGCGGCGGTCCCCGCCCTCCGCAAGGCCGCCGCCCGCGCCCGCCCCGACCGGCGCTCCCGGTACACCTCGGTGCTCGACCGGATCGGAACCTCGAAGGACGGGGCTCCGGTCGGCCATTGA
- a CDS encoding LysR family transcriptional regulator has product MEIRQLRHFMAVVAHGSFTAAARAELIVQSALSTSVRNLERELGAELFDRTGRRVVLTEAGRALLPAARSVLAGTRAAREAVAAVTELTTGRLRIGTIQTLTCVDLAAEPASYHRLWPGVQISLREATTPELVAGLRAGELDLAYLAPDAAELPDGIAGFATWHEDLVLITAPGHRLATAGRALIKDLADEPFVDFRAGTGLETAVRRLAAHCGLERRITCDVTQIRLLVDLVRAGIGVAIVPRRIGEDAGLPCVSIRQPEPGRTVVLAGRAPRPRNPAAEALLDRLTGQDRESGRAQAPNATSVFRRYEAGAVPMLEP; this is encoded by the coding sequence ATGGAGATACGCCAGCTCCGCCACTTCATGGCGGTGGTCGCGCACGGAAGTTTCACCGCCGCCGCACGGGCCGAGCTGATCGTGCAGTCCGCGCTGAGCACCTCGGTGCGCAACCTCGAACGGGAGCTGGGCGCCGAGCTGTTCGACCGGACCGGCCGACGGGTGGTGCTCACCGAGGCGGGCCGGGCGCTGCTGCCCGCGGCCCGGTCGGTGCTGGCCGGGACCAGGGCCGCGCGGGAGGCCGTGGCGGCCGTGACGGAGCTGACGACCGGCCGGCTGCGGATCGGCACGATCCAGACCCTGACCTGCGTGGACCTGGCGGCCGAGCCGGCCTCGTACCACCGGCTGTGGCCGGGGGTGCAGATCTCACTGCGCGAGGCGACGACGCCGGAGCTGGTCGCGGGGCTCCGGGCCGGTGAGCTGGACCTCGCCTATCTCGCGCCGGACGCGGCCGAACTCCCCGACGGCATCGCCGGGTTCGCGACCTGGCACGAGGACCTGGTGCTGATCACCGCGCCGGGCCACCGACTGGCGACCGCCGGACGCGCCCTGATCAAGGACCTCGCCGACGAGCCGTTCGTGGACTTCCGCGCAGGCACCGGCCTGGAGACGGCGGTGCGGCGGCTGGCCGCGCACTGCGGTCTGGAGCGCCGGATCACCTGCGACGTCACCCAGATCCGGCTGCTCGTCGATCTCGTGCGGGCCGGCATCGGGGTGGCGATCGTGCCGCGGCGGATCGGGGAGGACGCGGGGCTGCCGTGCGTGAGCATCCGTCAGCCGGAGCCCGGCCGGACGGTGGTCCTGGCGGGGCGCGCGCCCCGGCCCCGCAATCCGGCAGCGGAGGCCCTCCTCGACCGGCTGACCGGCCAGGACCGCGAAAGTGGCCGTGCGCAGGCCCCCAACGCGACGTCCGTTTTCCGCCGGTACGAGGCCGGAGCGGTGCCGATGCTGGAGCCATGA
- a CDS encoding DUF1203 domain-containing protein, with protein sequence MTTLHAPTTLHDPTTLHAPTTTLHETRAIAPDVLEQLRERDDAGATRRPVTDAEGGAPLRCCLRRSAAGERIVLVSYAPLRRWAAGTGAEPGPYDECGPVFIHAEQCAGPAGGPGYPAALHGARRMLRAYDARGHIIGGTLVELPVERAAEVDEVLRGVLADPAVALVHVRAVEFGCFLAEVRRR encoded by the coding sequence ATGACAACGCTCCACGCCCCAACAACCCTCCACGACCCGACGACGCTCCACGCCCCGACGACGACCCTCCACGAGACGCGGGCCATCGCCCCCGACGTCCTGGAGCAGCTGCGCGAACGGGACGACGCCGGTGCCACCCGCCGCCCCGTCACCGACGCCGAGGGCGGCGCCCCGCTCCGCTGCTGTCTGCGGCGCAGCGCGGCCGGTGAGCGGATCGTCCTGGTCTCGTACGCGCCGTTGCGCCGCTGGGCGGCCGGGACGGGGGCCGAGCCCGGCCCGTACGACGAATGCGGTCCCGTCTTCATCCACGCCGAACAGTGCGCGGGGCCGGCCGGCGGGCCCGGCTATCCGGCCGCGCTGCACGGCGCCCGCCGGATGCTGCGCGCCTACGACGCCCGGGGGCACATCATCGGCGGAACACTGGTGGAGCTCCCCGTGGAGCGGGCCGCCGAGGTGGACGAGGTGCTGCGCGGCGTCCTCGCCGACCCGGCGGTGGCGCTGGTGCACGTACGGGCGGTGGAGTTCGGCTGCTTCCTGGCCGAGGTCCGCCGCCGGTGA
- a CDS encoding TetR/AcrR family transcriptional regulator codes for MTKATDEDTAPVPQRLLAAATRLFAEQGYDRTSVQEIVEAAGVTKGALYHYFGSKEDLLQEVYSRVLRLQQERLDAFADADAPVERRLRDAAADVVVTTIENLDDASIFFRSMHHLSPEKNKQVRAERRRYHERFRALVEEGQRSGVFSTATPADLVVDYHFGSIHHLSTWYRPDGPLGRQEVADHLADLLLRALRP; via the coding sequence ATGACCAAGGCGACGGACGAGGACACCGCTCCCGTCCCCCAGCGACTGCTGGCCGCCGCCACCCGGCTCTTCGCCGAGCAGGGCTACGACCGCACCTCGGTCCAGGAGATCGTCGAGGCCGCGGGCGTCACCAAGGGCGCGCTCTACCACTACTTCGGTTCCAAGGAGGACCTCCTCCAGGAGGTCTACTCACGGGTGCTCCGGCTCCAGCAGGAGCGCCTCGACGCCTTCGCCGACGCCGACGCCCCCGTCGAGCGGCGCCTGCGCGACGCCGCCGCCGACGTGGTCGTCACCACCATCGAGAACCTCGACGACGCCTCGATCTTCTTCCGCTCCATGCACCACCTGAGCCCGGAGAAGAACAAGCAGGTACGGGCGGAACGGCGCCGCTACCACGAGCGCTTCCGGGCCCTGGTGGAGGAGGGGCAGCGCAGCGGCGTGTTCTCCACGGCCACCCCCGCGGACCTCGTCGTCGACTACCACTTCGGCTCGATCCACCACCTGTCCACCTGGTACCGGCCCGACGGCCCGCTGGGCCGCCAGGAGGTCGCCGACCACCTGGCCGACCTGCTGCTGCGCGCGCTGCGCCCCTGA
- a CDS encoding SDR family oxidoreductase: MGGTVRGAGVVVTGAGGGIGAALARRFAEEGARVVVNDLDAAGIGPLAEEIGAVAVVGDASRIVEEARDALDGTIDVYCANAGLASPGDVLADEEVWAAAWDVNVMAHVRAARALLPAWLERGGGRFVSTASAAGLLTMIGAAPYSVTKHGAVAFAEWLSLTYRHRGVKVHAICPQGVRTDMLAAAGSAGELVLAPGAIEPAEVADALFDAMAEDRFLVLPHPEVAGYYRARAEDTDHWLGSMNHLQRKWEETRA, translated from the coding sequence ATGGGTGGCACGGTGCGGGGCGCGGGCGTGGTGGTCACGGGGGCCGGAGGCGGCATCGGCGCCGCGCTGGCCCGCCGGTTCGCCGAGGAGGGCGCGCGGGTCGTGGTCAACGACCTCGACGCGGCCGGCATCGGGCCGCTGGCCGAGGAGATCGGCGCCGTCGCCGTCGTCGGCGACGCCTCACGGATCGTGGAGGAGGCCCGGGACGCCCTCGACGGCACCATCGACGTCTACTGCGCCAACGCCGGCCTCGCCTCGCCCGGCGACGTGCTGGCCGACGAGGAGGTCTGGGCCGCGGCCTGGGACGTCAACGTGATGGCCCACGTCCGCGCCGCCAGGGCCCTGCTGCCGGCCTGGCTGGAGCGCGGCGGCGGCCGGTTCGTCTCGACCGCCTCCGCCGCCGGACTGCTGACGATGATCGGCGCCGCCCCCTACAGCGTCACCAAGCACGGCGCCGTCGCCTTCGCCGAATGGCTCTCCCTCACCTACCGCCACCGCGGCGTCAAGGTCCACGCGATCTGCCCGCAGGGCGTGCGCACGGACATGCTCGCCGCCGCCGGATCGGCGGGCGAACTCGTCCTCGCCCCCGGCGCCATCGAGCCCGCCGAGGTCGCCGACGCGCTCTTCGACGCCATGGCCGAGGACCGCTTCCTGGTCCTGCCGCACCCCGAGGTCGCCGGGTACTACCGGGCCCGGGCCGAGGACACCGACCACTGGCTCGGCAGCATGAACCACCTCCAGCGGAAGTGGGAGGAGACCCGCGCGTGA
- a CDS encoding DUF1343 domain-containing protein — MSLSRRGLLAAGGAVGALAATAAGTGTAGAAPAPGRGRGRVRTGFDRLAADGYSLLRGEKVGIVTNPTGITSDVRHVVDVMHPDDRVDLIAVFGPEHGFRGTAQAGGSEGRYDDPATGLPVYDTYLKSGQPLADVFTASGVDTVVFDIQDAGARFYTYIWTLYDCMEAAALAGKRFVVLDRPNPVTGRAALGPVLDPAFGTFVGRREIAQAHGMTVTELALLFNAEFFAERPVDLRIVKMSGWRRSDFFDGTGLPWVPPSPNMPTPDTALVYSGTCLFEGTNLSEGRGTTRPFELLGAEGVDHRWAAAANALDLPGVAFREAYFAPMFSKFQGKTVGGVQLHVHDREAFDPVRTGIALLVTAKRTWSGFAWRSDNWIDKLTGNTRVRTMIDAGADTDEVVGAWAEDLAAFRAVRRRYLQYR; from the coding sequence ATGAGCCTGTCCAGACGTGGTTTGCTGGCCGCCGGCGGTGCGGTGGGGGCGCTCGCGGCGACGGCCGCCGGAACCGGGACCGCGGGTGCCGCCCCCGCTCCGGGCCGGGGACGCGGCCGGGTCCGCACCGGTTTCGACCGGCTGGCGGCGGACGGCTACTCCCTGCTGAGGGGCGAGAAGGTCGGGATCGTCACCAACCCGACCGGGATCACTTCCGACGTGCGGCACGTCGTCGACGTGATGCACCCGGACGACCGGGTGGACCTGATCGCCGTCTTCGGCCCCGAGCACGGCTTCCGCGGCACCGCCCAGGCCGGCGGCTCGGAGGGCCGGTACGACGACCCGGCGACCGGACTGCCGGTCTACGACACGTACCTGAAGAGCGGTCAGCCGCTCGCCGACGTCTTCACCGCGTCCGGCGTGGACACGGTGGTCTTCGACATCCAGGACGCGGGCGCCCGCTTCTACACCTACATCTGGACGCTGTACGACTGCATGGAGGCGGCGGCGCTCGCGGGCAAGCGGTTCGTCGTCCTGGACCGGCCGAACCCGGTGACCGGGCGGGCGGCGCTCGGGCCGGTGCTCGACCCGGCGTTCGGCACGTTCGTGGGCCGCCGGGAGATCGCGCAGGCGCACGGCATGACGGTCACCGAGCTGGCGCTGCTGTTCAACGCGGAGTTCTTCGCCGAGCGCCCGGTCGACCTGCGCATCGTGAAGATGTCCGGCTGGCGGCGCTCGGACTTCTTCGACGGGACCGGGCTGCCGTGGGTGCCGCCGAGCCCCAACATGCCCACGCCCGACACCGCGCTGGTCTACTCGGGGACCTGCCTGTTCGAGGGCACCAACCTCTCCGAGGGGCGCGGCACCACCCGGCCGTTCGAACTGCTCGGCGCGGAGGGCGTCGACCACCGCTGGGCCGCGGCGGCGAACGCGCTCGACCTGCCCGGGGTGGCGTTCCGCGAGGCGTACTTCGCGCCGATGTTCTCCAAGTTCCAGGGCAAGACCGTCGGCGGCGTGCAGCTGCACGTCCACGACCGCGAGGCCTTCGACCCGGTGCGCACCGGGATCGCGCTGCTGGTGACGGCGAAGCGGACCTGGAGCGGGTTCGCGTGGCGGTCCGACAACTGGATCGACAAGCTCACCGGCAACACCCGGGTCCGCACGATGATCGACGCGGGCGCGGACACGGACGAGGTCGTGGGCGCGTGGGCGGAGGACCTCGCCGCGTTCCGGGCCGTGCGCAGGCGGTATCTCCAGTACCGGTGA